The following are encoded together in the Methylomonas methanica MC09 genome:
- a CDS encoding ribulose-phosphate 3-epimerase, whose protein sequence is MNSQPLAQRIYREILPPTLSACADGIAVIGIDGPTAAGKTILADDLAELLHNDGRKVWTYRLDWTLAEREPRLADLDHLRNAQVDTFPFEGELHMRLDLARKFLERIHRFREAWYSGRETASPPEFIQIDHLYSRSVGGRAVGKAECQLEPGLVILLEGHYTARPDLDALIDFNILLLSDPVELLRRKVARVRNYRGEAEAVDYFHRIDLPSFRHHLARFGHHFDLVVDNSDYREPHLESTPFIQAWRGDDCVSEETRHDGIPGLATQILSSSRFVAPAFCAALEASLDALVTWDQYVGDCLRQDLASIHSDLRQQAESLMSGLEQRFAKQNIRFRLRHTHALHQVYKRHLPVSLGITVTAPSQQAIHLLAEIEHSSLRLQVISAAGRSLVRVEREIGSLTPRNRPQPLLIARYHPLGATEAPLPVLTPTPLAVPGFLGDHPLEIDITGEPVSPAATLSRHLDRGGVWVQRFSRFEELSYFDELATACGSATVQAGRYLIAMKSGNVALRRRFKAFQRSWAHPLATIAAPSKDQVAFDRQHDDELDAALFGNVGFPHLEECDRAHFHQLSYRFSTTQIGTIADALGAELTSSPMHPHAVDEGEHFFSASMIEVPFGEAYCRLVDRLVAEGVHHFHIDAGDGRFIPRVIDAIDKVRYLLQHHPQVILHAHLMAEDPQAGQHGQASLIDRYLDAGCHALAIHPRALSLPVELVPTLQHIRRRGARPGLVIETTQPIDSALWEVITQADLDWSVVMGVPVGYGGQLFDHGTFGRLAALHYLSRAEGRHFEIEIDGGLTMDIVEPCRRAGARIFSGWSIVRGQTDQATIEKVKRLRRLLSPEAS, encoded by the coding sequence AGTCAGCCACTGGCACAGCGTATCTACCGCGAGATCCTGCCGCCGACACTATCGGCCTGTGCCGACGGTATTGCCGTGATCGGCATTGACGGCCCCACAGCTGCCGGCAAGACTATCCTGGCCGATGATCTGGCGGAACTTCTGCACAATGACGGGAGAAAAGTCTGGACCTATCGACTGGACTGGACCCTGGCAGAGCGGGAACCACGCCTGGCCGATCTCGATCACCTGCGTAACGCCCAGGTCGATACCTTCCCCTTCGAAGGCGAACTGCACATGCGGCTTGACCTGGCACGTAAATTCCTCGAGCGGATCCATCGTTTTCGTGAGGCGTGGTACAGCGGGCGCGAAACCGCCTCGCCACCCGAGTTTATCCAGATCGACCATCTCTATTCGCGCTCAGTCGGGGGACGCGCGGTCGGCAAAGCGGAGTGCCAACTCGAACCGGGCTTGGTGATCCTGCTGGAGGGCCACTATACCGCCCGCCCCGATTTGGATGCCCTGATCGATTTTAACATCCTGCTGTTGAGCGACCCGGTCGAGCTGCTGCGGCGCAAGGTCGCGCGTGTTCGCAATTACCGGGGCGAAGCCGAAGCGGTTGACTATTTCCACCGCATCGACCTCCCCTCGTTCCGTCACCACCTCGCTCGTTTCGGCCATCATTTCGACCTGGTGGTCGACAACAGTGACTACCGTGAGCCGCACCTGGAGTCGACTCCCTTCATTCAAGCTTGGCGGGGTGACGACTGCGTATCGGAGGAGACTCGCCACGACGGAATACCCGGACTGGCCACCCAGATATTATCCAGCTCGCGTTTCGTAGCCCCCGCCTTCTGCGCTGCGCTAGAGGCCTCGCTGGACGCGCTGGTGACATGGGACCAATATGTCGGCGACTGCCTTCGCCAAGACCTTGCAAGCATTCACAGTGATCTGCGCCAGCAGGCCGAGTCGCTGATGTCCGGGTTGGAGCAACGTTTTGCCAAGCAGAACATTCGCTTTCGGCTGCGCCATACCCACGCCCTGCACCAGGTCTACAAGCGCCACCTGCCGGTCTCCTTGGGAATCACTGTTACTGCACCCTCTCAGCAAGCGATCCACCTATTGGCGGAAATCGAGCACAGTTCACTGAGACTGCAGGTGATATCCGCAGCCGGGCGATCGTTGGTGCGCGTCGAGCGGGAAATCGGCTCGTTGACACCCCGAAACCGACCTCAACCTTTGCTGATCGCACGCTACCACCCGCTCGGTGCAACTGAAGCCCCCCTGCCAGTGCTCACCCCGACGCCGCTGGCCGTTCCCGGCTTTTTGGGCGATCACCCTCTGGAGATCGACATCACCGGTGAGCCGGTCTCGCCGGCAGCGACCCTGTCGCGCCACCTGGACCGCGGCGGCGTCTGGGTGCAACGCTTCTCCCGCTTCGAAGAGCTGAGCTACTTCGACGAACTGGCCACCGCCTGCGGCAGCGCTACAGTGCAAGCAGGTCGTTACCTGATCGCCATGAAGAGCGGCAATGTTGCCCTGCGCCGCCGATTCAAGGCATTCCAACGCAGCTGGGCACATCCTCTCGCCACCATCGCCGCGCCCAGCAAAGATCAAGTCGCATTCGACCGGCAACACGACGACGAGCTCGACGCGGCCCTGTTTGGCAACGTGGGGTTTCCGCACCTCGAGGAGTGCGACAGAGCCCATTTCCATCAACTGTCTTACCGTTTCAGCACCACTCAGATCGGCACCATCGCCGATGCGCTTGGTGCCGAACTCACCTCCTCGCCAATGCACCCGCATGCCGTTGATGAAGGAGAGCACTTCTTCTCCGCCTCCATGATCGAGGTGCCTTTCGGTGAGGCCTACTGCCGGCTTGTCGATCGCCTGGTGGCCGAAGGGGTACACCATTTCCATATCGACGCCGGCGACGGCCGCTTTATCCCCCGGGTCATCGACGCCATCGACAAGGTCCGCTACCTGCTCCAGCACCATCCCCAGGTTATACTGCATGCCCACCTGATGGCCGAAGATCCCCAGGCCGGGCAGCACGGTCAGGCTTCCCTGATCGACCGCTACCTAGACGCGGGCTGCCATGCCTTGGCCATCCATCCCCGCGCCCTGTCGCTGCCGGTTGAGTTGGTCCCGACCTTACAGCACATCCGCCGGCGCGGAGCCCGCCCGGGCCTGGTGATCGAAACCACCCAGCCTATCGATAGCGCCCTGTGGGAGGTGATTACCCAGGCAGACCTGGACTGGTCTGTGGTCATGGGGGTACCGGTGGGCTATGGCGGACAACTGTTTGATCACGGCACCTTCGGACGACTGGCGGCACTCCACTACCTGTCACGAGCCGAAGGTCGACATTTTGAGATCGAGATCGACGGCGGCCTGACCATGGACATCGTTGAACCGTGTCGCCGGGCCGGAGCCCGGATCTTTTCCGGCTGGTCCATCGTTCGCGGCCAGACCGATCAGGCGACCATCGAGAAGGTGAAGCGGCTGCGCAGGCTGCTATCGCCAGAGGCGAGCTAA
- a CDS encoding NTP transferase domain-containing protein, whose product MPSPALNLVIPMAGRGSRFREAGYQTFKPFLEIDGRPMIQHVLERFPPDVRRFVVTSRELLSPAEIARLEQELNCELIFIAPHREGPAYSLAAAAEQLPLDESFFIAYCDISWRWDFEQVRAGLDHDGVIYTHQGFHPHLIANNFSAFCLPRADAPALLDTIREKASFTDDWMSEPISIGAFFIRDGHAMIAASRQLIAADSRVNGEFFPSLIFNQLTDMGGQVLLQSVPYFIHWGVPEQLQDYLRWKRIVNEPPSPTGDRGPQNILTMAGLGKRMREVSEQPKAMIPIHGLPMYRYCADRFPAAAPTLITVPGIARQLNAANRREKQIVLPRQTSSQFDTLLQAAPLLCGQRDFFLSSCDAFGLFDPQHFQATVARQRPDAVIFTFRSSLTQRKMATHHTHVNVENDRVVAVHVKSKRSEDDPGLAGFFWIRNGDIFHRLGQVPLWGEGEMVADNAFAHFVAEGLNVMAYELDEYVHLGTPEEFMEFRYWLDHRGVFATP is encoded by the coding sequence ATGCCCTCCCCCGCCCTCAACCTGGTGATCCCCATGGCCGGAAGAGGCTCCCGCTTCCGCGAGGCCGGCTACCAGACCTTCAAGCCGTTTCTCGAGATCGACGGACGACCCATGATCCAACACGTGCTGGAGCGGTTTCCGCCCGACGTGCGGCGCTTCGTTGTCACCAGTAGGGAACTGCTTTCCCCTGCCGAGATAGCCCGCCTGGAGCAGGAGTTGAACTGCGAGCTGATTTTCATCGCGCCCCACCGGGAGGGCCCCGCCTACTCACTTGCGGCGGCTGCCGAGCAGCTACCTTTGGACGAGTCGTTCTTTATCGCCTATTGCGACATCAGCTGGCGCTGGGACTTCGAACAGGTCCGCGCCGGGCTCGATCACGATGGCGTGATCTATACCCACCAGGGCTTTCACCCCCACCTGATCGCCAACAACTTTTCGGCCTTCTGTCTACCCAGGGCCGATGCACCCGCGCTGCTGGACACCATTCGTGAGAAGGCATCCTTCACCGACGACTGGATGTCCGAGCCAATTTCCATCGGCGCTTTCTTCATACGCGACGGCCACGCGATGATCGCGGCAAGCAGGCAGTTGATCGCTGCGGACTCCCGGGTCAACGGCGAGTTTTTCCCCTCGCTGATCTTCAACCAACTGACGGACATGGGCGGACAAGTGTTGTTGCAATCGGTGCCCTACTTCATCCACTGGGGAGTACCCGAACAACTGCAGGACTACCTGCGCTGGAAGCGGATAGTGAACGAGCCCCCTTCTCCTACCGGGGACCGGGGCCCTCAAAACATCCTGACGATGGCCGGCTTGGGAAAACGCATGCGCGAAGTATCCGAACAACCCAAGGCTATGATCCCCATCCACGGGCTTCCCATGTACCGGTACTGCGCCGATCGCTTCCCGGCTGCCGCACCGACCCTGATCACAGTACCCGGCATCGCCAGACAGTTGAATGCCGCAAACCGCCGGGAAAAGCAGATCGTCCTGCCGCGGCAGACCAGCTCCCAATTCGACACCCTGCTTCAGGCTGCACCGCTGCTGTGCGGGCAACGCGATTTTTTCCTGAGCTCGTGCGATGCCTTCGGCCTGTTCGATCCGCAGCATTTCCAGGCCACCGTGGCTCGGCAGCGGCCCGATGCGGTAATCTTCACCTTTCGCTCATCCCTTACTCAGCGCAAGATGGCCACCCACCATACCCACGTCAACGTGGAGAACGATCGCGTGGTCGCCGTTCACGTTAAGAGCAAGCGTTCAGAAGATGACCCGGGACTGGCGGGATTCTTCTGGATCCGCAACGGCGACATCTTCCACCGGCTCGGCCAGGTTCCCTTGTGGGGCGAGGGCGAGATGGTTGCAGACAATGCCTTTGCCCACTTCGTTGCCGAGGGTCTGAATGTCATGGCCTATGAACTCGATGAGTACGTCCACCTAGGCACCCCCGAAGAGTTCATGGAGTTTC